CCTCCCCCGTGCGGCTGTACGCGCAGTTCGCGTCGACGACCAGGACGTTCTCGGAGGCCAGGCCGTCCACGGCGATCCGCGCGCCGTCGAACACGGCGGCCACGTCCAGCGCCCGCCCGTTCAGGGTCACGGAGTTCACCGAGGGGGCGATCAGGTCCACGAAGGTGGACGTGCCGGATGCCGCGGCCCGGAAACGGATCGTCGTCACCGAACGGAAGGTGCGGGGCCCCTCGACGGGCTCGGCCTCCTCCACTGCCGACCTGACGTCGAGGACCACCTCGTACCCGTCGACGGACAGCAGCTCGGCCCGTCCACGGGCCTCCTCGCGGGACAGGTTCTCTCCGGGCACGTGCACTCCTTCGTGCGTGATCGTGTTCTTGTGACGAATCCTCGCACGGGGGGAATGCGTCCGACTCCGTCCTGGTTGGCGAGACAGAACGGCAGCCAGTGATGCCTTTTTCACGACGGAGATTGAGGAGAGACATGACCGACACCCAGGTGCGCGAGAAGACCCCGGTCGACTTCTGGTTCGACCCGCTCTGCCCCTGGGCCTGGATGACCTCCCGGTGGATGCTGGAGGTCGAGAAGGTCCGTGACGTCGAGGTCCGCTGGCACGTGATGAGCCTCGCCGTGCTGAACGAGAACCGCCTCGACGAGCTGCCCGAGCGCTACCGCGACCTGCTCGGCCCCAAGGGCTGGGCCCCCGTGCGCGTGGTGATAGCGGCCCAGCAGAAGCACGGCGACGAGGTCACCGGCAAGCTGTACACCGCCCTCGGCACCAAGATCCACAACGAGGACAAGGGTGCGACCCGCGAGGTCATCGCCGAGGCGCTGGCCGAGGTCGGCCTGCCGGCCGAGCTGATCGACTACGCCGAATCCGACGAGTACGACGAGGTGCTGCGCGCCTCCCACAACGACGGCATCGACCGGGTCGGCCAGGAGGTCGGCACCCCGGTGATCTCGGTGCCCGGCGCCGAGGGCGACGAGGTGGCCTTCTTCGGCCCCGTCGTCACCCCGACCCCGCGCGGCGAGGCCGCCGCCCGGCTGTGGGACGGCACGCTGCTGGTCGCGGCCACGCCCGGCTTCTACGAGATCAAGCGCACCCGCACCAAGGGCCCCTCCTTCGAGTAGTCCCCGGGAGGCGGCTCGCCGCTTGCCCCCTTGACGTCCCGGTATGGGGTTCGACGGCGCAGGCGAAATCAGGGTCCCGCTCGGCCGCGAGGGCGGCCGGGCGGAGCCCGCGATACCGAACGACAACGCACCGCACGCAGCCCTGCCCGCACGCACCCGAGACCGGGTGCTGCGGGCAGCTTGCGTCGCGGTGCCACCGCTGTGAACGGCCCTCGGGATACCCCGCGCGGCGGGCGCCGCGCCACTACCTGCGCGGCACGGGCCGCCCGTACCGGGTGGACGCCCGCGCCCTGCTCGCGGTGGACGTCGTACGGGCGGAGGTCGAGCGGCGCCTGGCCGAATGGCGGGACGCGGCGCGGGCCCTGGGGGAGCCGGGGGCGTACGCGGCCGACAGCGGCTGGCGCGGGTGCGCATCACCCGGCGGGCCGGCGAGGGCGGCAGCGCGGACTGGTGGCCGGCGCTGCGCGGGGCGCAGTACCGGATCAGCGGCACGGTCCGGGTCCACGAGGACGGGTCGGTGGTGACCGACTACCGCTTCCAGGTGCACAAGAGCTGGAACTTCGACCGCGGGGAGTCCGAGTTCGGCATCCCCTTCGCCTCCTTCTCGAGGCTCCACGAGACGGGCCTGGCCCGCGAGTTCACGGCGGTCGGCGAGGTCGACGGCCTGGTGGACGCGGAAGGTGCGGAAGACGCAGAGAGCCCTCCCGAGTCACGTCCTCGGGAGGGCTCTCTGGTGGACACGCCCGCCGGCGAAGGTTGAGAAGACGATCACGAGGCGGACGGCTGTGGGGCGCCGATCAGCCCTTGGCGGGGATCAGCAGCGGGGTGTTCGCCTTGGCGTCGGCGTAGCGCGCGGCCACGTCCTGCCAGTTGACGACGTTCCACATGGCCTCGATGAAGTCCACCTTCTGGTTCTTGTACTGCAGGTAGAAGGCGTGCTCCCAGGCGTCGAAGACCAGGATCGGCACGGAGGCCTGGCCCACGTTGCCCTGGTGGTCGTAGACCTGCTCGACGATCAGGCGGCCACTGATGGGCTCATACGCGAGCACGCCCCAGCCGGAGCCCTGCGTCGCGGAGGACGCGAAGGTCAGCTGCTTCTTGAAGGCGGCGAAGGAACCGAAGGACTCGGCGATCGCGGCCGGGAGCTCGCCCAGGCCGTCCTTCTCGTCCGGGACGCCGCCGCCCTCGCCGGTCTTCGGGCTGGCCATGTTGTGCCAGTAGATGCTGTGCAGGATGTGGCCGGAGAGGTGGAACGCGAGGTTCTTCTCCAGGCCGTTGAGGGCGCCCCAGTTCTCCTTGTCGCGCGCCTCGGCCAGCTGCTCCAGCGTGGTGTTGGCGCCCGCGACGTAGGCCGCGTGGTGCTTGTCGTGGTGCAGCTCGATGATCTGCGGATTGATCACCGGCTCCAGCGCCGCGTAGTCGTACGGAAGCTCGGGAAGCGTGTAGATGGCCATGCGTGTGTCAGGTCCCCTCGGCGTGCCAACTGCTTATTGCAATTAATGCGCAACTGCACGCTAGCAGTATCTATTCCGCGTCACACATAAGGGTTACCTGAGAACGAAGAAGGCGGACCTCGTGCTTTCGCACGGGTCCGCCTCGATCGTCTGGCAGGGCGTCAGGACCGTGTCGCCGCCCGGCGCTGCATCACGTAGCCGGTCACCGCGAGGGCGACGGTCAGCCCGCCGGTGAAGAGCACCTGGACCCGGGTGTCCTCGCCCATGGCCATCAGGACCAGCACCCCGGCGACGCCTGCCAGTGCCACCCACGTCAGGTACGGGAAGCCCCACATCCTCACGACGAGCTTCTCGGGGGCCTCGCGCTCCAGGCGTCGGCGCAGCACGAACTGGGAGACGGCGATGAAGCCCCAGACGACGAGGATGACCCCGCCGACCATGTTCAGCAGCCAGGCGAACAGGGTGTCCGGATACCAGTACGACAGCAGCACGGTGACGAACCCGAAGGCCGAGGAGGCGAGCACGGCCCGGCGCGGCACCCGGGCGGTGACCTTGCCTAGCGCCTTGGGGCCCTGGCCGCGGGAGACCAGGGAGTAGGCCATGCGCGAGGAGCCGTAGATGTTCGCGTTCATCGCGGACAGCAGCGCGATCAGGATGACCACGTTCATGATCTGGCCCGCGGCCGGGATGCCCAGGTGCTCCAGGGTGGCCGCGTACGGGCCCTGTTCGGTGACCGCCGGATCGTTCCACGGCAGCAGGGTGACGATGACCAGCATCGAGCCGACGTAGACGATCGCGATCCGCCACATGGTGGTCTTCACTGCCTTGGCCACGCCCTTGACCGGGTTCTCGGACTCGGCGGCCGCGATGGTCACCGTTTCCAGCCCGCCGTACGCGACCACCGAGGCCAGCAGTCCGACCAGCAGGCCGTCCACCCCGGTGGGCAGGAAGCCGCCGTCGTGCAGGAGGTTGGCGGCCCCGGGGGAGTCGGTGCCGGGCAGCACGCCGAGTACGGCCAGAACGCCCAGGCCCAGGAAGAGCCCGATCGCACCGATCTTGAGCGCGGCGAACCAGAACTCGAACTCGCCGAAGTTCGAGACGGCCGCCAGGTTCGAGCCGCAGAACACCGCCATGAAGATCAGCACCCACATCCAGGAGGGGGTGCCGGGGAGCCAGCCCGTCACGATGTGCGCGGCACCGATGGCCTCGATCGCCACGCCGACGCACAGCAGGGTCCAGAACATCCAGCCCGCCGTGAAGCCCGCCCAGGGGCCGATCGCCCGCTCCGCGTGGACCGAGAAGGAGCCGGAGACGGGGTTGGCGGCGGACATCTCGCCGAGCATCCGCATCACGAACATGACGAGCAGCCCGGACGCGGCGTACGCGAGCACGATCGAGGGCCCGGCGGCCGCGATCCCGGCCCCGGAGCCGACGAAGAGCCCGGCGCCGATGACGCCGCCGAGGGCGATCATCGAGAGGTGGCGCTGCTTGAGGCCGTTGCCGAGGGGGGATCCGGGGTCGGTCGGCGCCGGGGCCGGCGGCTGCTGCTCGGGGGGTGCGATGGCGCTCTGGATCATGGGTGCAAGTCTGCCAATCGTCCGATTATCGGACTTTAGATGTCCATAATCCGGACACCGGCTTCACCTGACGTGACCGGCCGCCCCCGAAACGGGTACGGCCCGGGACTCCCGTCCCGGGCCGCACCGCAAAGGTCCCGCCCGCTCAGGACCGGCGGTCCCGCAGCTCCCGCACCCACGCCACCACCAGCACCACCGACGCGGCGCCCGCCGACCACAGCAGCTGCGGCCGCGCCGAGTCGTCGAACAGCATCAGCACCAGCACCGTGCCCATGCCGAGCAGCGCGAACCAGGTCGCGTACGGGAACAGCCACATCGGCAGGGTCAGCCGCTCGGGCATGTCCCGCTCGATCCGGCGGCGCAGCTTCAGCTGCGAGACCGCGATCAGCGCCCACACGAACAGCAGCACCGCGCCGACCGCGTTGAGCATGTACAGGAAGATCGTGTCCGGCCACAGCAGGTTCAGCACCACCGAGAAGAAGCCGAAGGCCGCCGACGCGCACACCGCGACGCGCGGCACCCCGCCGCCCGAGACCTTCAGCAGCGACTTCGGCGCCTCGCCCCGCTCGGCGAGCGAGAACACGATGCGCGAGGAGCCGTACAGGTTCGCGTTCAGCGCCGACAGCAGCGCCACGAACACCACGATCTCCATGATCGTGCCGGCCTTCGGGATGCCGATGGAGTCGAGCACCGCGACGTACGGGCTCTGCCCCGGCTTCAGCGAGTCCCAGGGCAGCAGGGACACGATGACCACCATCGAGCCGACGTAGAAGAAGAGGATGCGCCACACCGCGCTGCGCACCGCGCGGGACACGGACCGGGCCGGGTCGTCGGACTCGGCGGCCGCGATCGTGACGACCTCCAGGCCGCCGAAGGCGAAGATCACGGCGAGCATTCCGGCGACGACCCCGCCGATCCCGGCCGGGAAGAAGCCGCCGTGGCCGGTGAGGTTGGTGAGGCCCACGGGCTGGGTGTCGGGCAGCAGGCCGAAGATCGCGAGGGTGCCGAGGATCAGGAACAGCACGATCGCGCCGACCTTGAGCGCCGCGAACCAGAACTCGAACTCGCCGAAGTTCCGCACGGCCGCCAGGTTGGCCACGGTGAAGACCACCATGAAGACCAGCACCCAGACCCACTGGTCGACCGAGGGCACCCAGCGGTTCGCGATGTCCGCCGCGCCGGTGGCCTCCACCGCCAGCACCACGACCAGCAGGAACCAGTACAACCAGCCCGCCGAGAAGCCGGCCCAGCGCCCCAGCGCCTTCTCCGCGTACACCGAGAACGAGCCCGAGGCGGGCATCGCCGCAGACATCTCGCCCAGCGCCCGCATCACCAGCATCGCGAGGACGCCCGCGAGCAGGTACGAGCAGATGATCGCGGGACCGGCGATGCCGATGCCGGCCCCGGAACCCACGAAGAGCCCGGCGCCGATCACGCCGCCGAGGCCCAGCATCGTCAGATGGCGCTGCTTGAGGCTGTGGCTGAGGGGTTCCGGGGGCAGCTCGGAGCTCGGGGAAGAGGAAGAAGAGGAAGGGGGAGGGGGTGGGGGGACTTCGGACAGGCGCTCGCGCATGAGGGGTGCTCGTACTCTCGTTGGGCCCGGCGGCGGTGGGGGCTCCGCATCGGGATTGGCGGGACCCTACAGTCTCCCCGAGCGGAAGCGTCCCGTGCAAAACGGACGTGCCGACAGATCTCCCCAGTGACGCGTATCACGCCAACGAGAGTGTGGATCGCGATCTTTGTGCGATCTCGACGAAACCGGCCGGTACGGCTTTGTGTCCGGCGGCGGTGGGGCCGGGCCCGGCCGCGGACTAGCGTCGGTGATCGTCCCGCCCCCACCCCTCACCCTTTGGGAGCCCCCGATGAGCACCGCCTCCGTCTCCTTCCGGCCCGGCGCCGTCCTCGCCGACCTGCTGCCCGCGAGCCGCGTCCGCGACATCGCGCTCGTCGTCAGCGGAGCCGCGCTCACCGGTCTGGCCGCGCAGATCGCCGTGCCCGTCCCCGGCTCCCCGGTCCCGGTCACCGGCCAGACCTTCGCCGCGCTGCTCGTCGGCACCGCCTTCGGCGCCCGCCGCGGCTTCCTGTCCCTCGCCCTGTACGCCCTCGTCGGGATGGCCGGCGTGCCGTGGTTCGCGGGCGGCACCTCCGGGGCGGGCGGCGCCTCGTTCGGCTACGTGCTCGGCATGCTGCTGGCCGCGACCCTCGTCGGCGCCCTCGCGCGGCGCGGCGCCGACCGCTCGGTCCTGCGTACGGCGGGCACGATGGTGCTGGGCTCCGCGGTGATCTACGCGGTGGGCGTGCCGTACCTGATGGCCGCCACCGGCATGTCCCTGGGCGCGGCCGTCGCGGCGGGCCTGACCCCGTTCCTGATCGGCGACGTGCTCAAGGCGGCCCTCGCGATGGGTGCCCTGCCGGCCGCCTGGAAGCTGGCGGGCCGCCGCGGCTGAGCCCGTACGTCCCCGTACGTCCCCGAACACGCCGGAGCCCGGCCCGCCTCTTCAGGCGGGCCGGGCTCCGGCGTTCGTACGCGATCAGCAGTCAGCAGTCAGGGGGTCAGCCCTGCAGCGCGGCGGCGCGCTTGCGGCGGAGGTCCAGCACCACGCCGACGAGCACGACCAGGCCGGCGACCAGCGTGGACAGGGTGACCACCTCGCGGTTGGCGTCGTCCACGAACATGTAGCCGATCACGAACATGATCAGTGCCGCGGTGGCCCAGGTCAGCCACGGGAAGAGCCACATCTTCACGGTCAGCTTCTCCGGGGACTCGCGGACCAGGATCCCGCGCATCCTCAGCTGGGTGAAGCAGATCACCAGCCAGACGAAGAGCGCGATGGCGCCCGAGGAGTTCAGCAGGAAGTTGAAGACCGTGTCCTTGAAGGCGTAGTTGAAGTAGACGGCGACGAAGCCGAAGACCGTGGAGCCCAGGATCGCGGCGACCGGAACGCCCCGGGAGTTGACCTTGGCGAACGCCTTGGGGGCGTCACCGCGCTCACCGAGCGAGAAGGCCATGCGGGAGGCGGTGTAGAGGCCCGAGTTCAGGCAGGACAGCACGGCGGTCAGGACGATGACCTCCATGATCGTGCCGGCGTGCGCGATGCCGATCGAGTCCAGGGCGGCGACGTACGAGCCCTTCTCGGTGATCGACTTGTCGTTCCAGGGGAGCAGCGTCAACACGATGAAGATCGAGCCGAGGTAGAAGACGCCGATCCGCCAGATGACGGAGTTGGTGGCCTGGGTGACCGCCTTGCGGGGGTTCTCCGACTCGCCGGCGGCGAGGGTGACGATCTCGCTGCCCATGAAGGAGAAGACGACCATCAGGACGCCGGTGAGGACCGCGCCGTAGCCGTTGGGGAAGAAGCCGCCCGCGTCGGTCAGGTGGGCGAAGCCCGCACCCGGGTTGTCGGAGCCCGGCAGCACGCCGAAGACGGCCAGCATGCCGATGACCACGAAGGCGCCGATGGCGACGACCTTGATGCCCGCGAACCAGAACTCGAACTCGCCGTAGGAGGCGACGGAGCCGAGGTTGGTGACGGTCAGGACCGCCATCACGATCAGCGCCCAGGCCCACTGCGGGACGGCCGGGATCCAGTTCTCCAGGATGGCGGCGCCGGCGGTGGCCTCCACCGCGAGGACGACGACCCAGAAGAACCAGTACAGCCAGCCGATGGAGAAGCCGGCCCAGCGGCCGAGCGCGCGGTCGGCGTAGGCGGAGAAGGAACCGGAGTTCGGGCTGGCGGCTGCCATCTCGCCCAGCATGCGCATCACGAAGACGACCATCGCGCCGACGAGCGCGTAGGAGATCAGGATGGCGGGGCCGGCCTTGGCGATACCGCCGCCGGAGCCGACGAAGAGTCCGGCACCGATGACACCGCCGATGGCGATCATGGACAGGTGGCGGTTCTTGAGACCGGCCTTCAGGCCGTCGGAGGGCTGACCGTCACCGGGGGTTCCGGTGGGGTTGCCTTCCTTCTGAAGGGTCGTGGTGGAGCTCATGCACGGATCCTTAGGTTCTCGGGTTGCGAGCCCCGGCATTCAAACCTGAGATGAACGCAGGGCGGAAGACCCCAATCCGGATCGTTGCGTGAGGGCGAACGTCCCGGACCTTGGTCCCGCCCTGTCCCATCTGCGTTCTTTGGGTTTACTTGAGCTTTAGAAGTGACTTACGCGACACTCCCCCTGCCTTCGGCGGGGGACCCCCAGCCGCGAGTCGCCGGGCCCGCTCGTGCCACACTCGTCCCATGCGCGTGTACCTCGGATCCGACCATGCCGGCTTTGAGCTCAAGAACCACCTGGTGGACTGGCTCAAGAACAACGGCCACGAGCCCGTCGACTGTGGGCCCCACATCTACGACGCGGTGGACGACTACCCGCCGTTCTGCCTGCGCGCCGCGGAGAAGACCGCCGCGGACGCCGACAGCCTCGGCGTCGTGATCGGCGGCTCCGGCAACGGCGAGCAGATCGCCGCGAACAAGGTCAAGGGCGTCCGCGCCATCCTGGCCTGGAGCGTCCAGACCGCCCAGCTGGGCCGTGAGCACAACAACGCCAACGTGATCTCCGTCGGCGGCCGGATGCACACCCAGGACGAGGCCGTCAGCTTCATCGAGGCCTTCCTGGCGACCCCGTACTCCGACGAGGAGCGCCACACGCGCCGCATCGACATGCTCTCGGAGTACGAGCAGACCGGCGAGCTGCCCCCCATCCCGGCGCACCACCCGCAGGGCTGATTCCGCTTCCGGTCGTGCCGCCCTCCGGGGCGGCGCGGCCGGTTTTTCTTTTCCCGCTTGTCTTCTTCCCGCCATCCCAGGAGCGTCGCCGTGCCCGAGGGGCATACGATCCACCGCCTCGCCCAGGACCACGCCGCGCGGTTCGCCGCACGCCCGGTCCGGGTCAGCAGCCCGCAGGGCCGCTTCGCCGAGAGCGCCGCGCTGCTCGACGGGCGCGAGCTCGAAAGCGCCGAGGCGCACGGCAAGCACCTCTTCCTGGAGCTCGGCGACGCCTGGATCCACATCCACCTCGGCCTCTTCGGCAAGCTCGGCTTCGGACCCGCCCCGGCGCCGCCCGCCACCGACACGGTCCGGCTGCGCCTGGTCAACGAGGCGCACTACGCCGACCTGCGCGGCCCCACCGCCTGCGAGCTGATCGACGAGGGCGAGAAGCAGGCGATACACGAACGGCTCGGCCCGGACCCGCTGCGCCCGGCCGACGACCCCGACCGCGCGTGGACCCGTATCTCCCGCTCCCGCACCACCGTCGCCGCGCTGCTCATGGACCAGAAGGTGGTCGCGGGCGTCGGCAACGTCTACCGCGCCGAGGTCCTCTTCCGGCACGGCATCGACCCGTACCGGCTCGGCAAGGACCTCACCCGCGCCGAATGGGACGCCATGTGGGCGGACCTGGCCGACCTGATGCGCGAGGGCGTGCGCAACAACCGCATCGACACCGTCCGCGACGAACACCTGCCCGAGGCCATGGGCCGCCCGCCGCGGGTGGACGACCACGGCGGCGAGGTGTACGTCTACCGGAGGGCGAACATGCCCTGCCACATCTGCGGGGGCGAGATCCGCACCGCCGATCTCGCCGCCCGCAACCTCTTCTGGTGCCCGGCCTGCCAACAGCACTAGCCGCGCGTGACGGGGCGGCCGGGGCTGAATTCAGCCTCGCCGGCGTTTGAGGCGCGGGGGTCCGGGGCTCGCCCCGGGGAACGCTGGAAGGGCGGGGCGGGGAGCAGCTCCGCGCAGCGGCACCGCACCTGCCCGCACCGGCTCAGAAGCCGTGCGGGAGCCACGGGGAGACATCCCCGGCGAAGGCGCGGGAGGCCTCCGACAGGGCGCCGGGGCGCAGCTCGCGGACCCGGCCGGCGGCCGCCAGTGAGGTCAGGGTGATGCCGCCCAGATAGGCCGAGCCCAGTTCCCGGACCGAGAGTTCCAGCTCGGGGGGCGCCTCGGTCCGCGTGCACACGGCGGTCCCCTCGGCGTCGGCGGCCAGTCGCCAGCGGCCCGCGTTCCACGGACAGAACGCGTCCTCGACCTCCACGACCACGTCCAGCGGAGCCCCGTACGTCCGTGCTTCGAGCGCCGCCGGCAGGTCCACCAGCCGTACGTGCAGCGAGTCCCGCATCCGGGCCTGCGACCGCCGGACATCGCTGAGCAGGTGCAGCACCGGATCGTCCACCGGCCGCCGGTGGGCCCGTACCGTCCAGGTCAGGTCGATCCCGAACAGGTAGCGCCACAGCGCCGCGTACGCCGCCGGGTCGAGCGCGTCGAGGTCGGCCACCTCGACCTTGCCGTCCGAACCCTTCAGGTCCCAGTCCGGCTTCACCCGGTAGCGGGCGTACCCGACGACCTCGCCGCCCGCGCCCTCGGCGACCACGCACTTGAGCGGCGACCC
This genomic window from Streptomyces sp. NBC_01351 contains:
- a CDS encoding mycothiol-dependent nitroreductase Rv2466c family protein; translated protein: MTDTQVREKTPVDFWFDPLCPWAWMTSRWMLEVEKVRDVEVRWHVMSLAVLNENRLDELPERYRDLLGPKGWAPVRVVIAAQQKHGDEVTGKLYTALGTKIHNEDKGATREVIAEALAEVGLPAELIDYAESDEYDEVLRASHNDGIDRVGQEVGTPVISVPGAEGDEVAFFGPVVTPTPRGEAAARLWDGTLLVAATPGFYEIKRTRTKGPSFE
- a CDS encoding superoxide dismutase — translated: MAIYTLPELPYDYAALEPVINPQIIELHHDKHHAAYVAGANTTLEQLAEARDKENWGALNGLEKNLAFHLSGHILHSIYWHNMASPKTGEGGGVPDEKDGLGELPAAIAESFGSFAAFKKQLTFASSATQGSGWGVLAYEPISGRLIVEQVYDHQGNVGQASVPILVFDAWEHAFYLQYKNQKVDFIEAMWNVVNWQDVAARYADAKANTPLLIPAKG
- a CDS encoding amino acid permease: MIQSAIAPPEQQPPAPAPTDPGSPLGNGLKQRHLSMIALGGVIGAGLFVGSGAGIAAAGPSIVLAYAASGLLVMFVMRMLGEMSAANPVSGSFSVHAERAIGPWAGFTAGWMFWTLLCVGVAIEAIGAAHIVTGWLPGTPSWMWVLIFMAVFCGSNLAAVSNFGEFEFWFAALKIGAIGLFLGLGVLAVLGVLPGTDSPGAANLLHDGGFLPTGVDGLLVGLLASVVAYGGLETVTIAAAESENPVKGVAKAVKTTMWRIAIVYVGSMLVIVTLLPWNDPAVTEQGPYAATLEHLGIPAAGQIMNVVILIALLSAMNANIYGSSRMAYSLVSRGQGPKALGKVTARVPRRAVLASSAFGFVTVLLSYWYPDTLFAWLLNMVGGVILVVWGFIAVSQFVLRRRLEREAPEKLVVRMWGFPYLTWVALAGVAGVLVLMAMGEDTRVQVLFTGGLTVALAVTGYVMQRRAATRS
- a CDS encoding amino acid permease produces the protein MLGLGGVIGAGLFVGSGAGIGIAGPAIICSYLLAGVLAMLVMRALGEMSAAMPASGSFSVYAEKALGRWAGFSAGWLYWFLLVVVLAVEATGAADIANRWVPSVDQWVWVLVFMVVFTVANLAAVRNFGEFEFWFAALKVGAIVLFLILGTLAIFGLLPDTQPVGLTNLTGHGGFFPAGIGGVVAGMLAVIFAFGGLEVVTIAAAESDDPARSVSRAVRSAVWRILFFYVGSMVVIVSLLPWDSLKPGQSPYVAVLDSIGIPKAGTIMEIVVFVALLSALNANLYGSSRIVFSLAERGEAPKSLLKVSGGGVPRVAVCASAAFGFFSVVLNLLWPDTIFLYMLNAVGAVLLFVWALIAVSQLKLRRRIERDMPERLTLPMWLFPYATWFALLGMGTVLVLMLFDDSARPQLLWSAGAASVVLVVAWVRELRDRRS
- a CDS encoding biotin transporter BioY; translation: MSTASVSFRPGAVLADLLPASRVRDIALVVSGAALTGLAAQIAVPVPGSPVPVTGQTFAALLVGTAFGARRGFLSLALYALVGMAGVPWFAGGTSGAGGASFGYVLGMLLAATLVGALARRGADRSVLRTAGTMVLGSAVIYAVGVPYLMAATGMSLGAAVAAGLTPFLIGDVLKAALAMGALPAAWKLAGRRG
- a CDS encoding amino acid permease, translating into MSSTTTLQKEGNPTGTPGDGQPSDGLKAGLKNRHLSMIAIGGVIGAGLFVGSGGGIAKAGPAILISYALVGAMVVFVMRMLGEMAAASPNSGSFSAYADRALGRWAGFSIGWLYWFFWVVVLAVEATAGAAILENWIPAVPQWAWALIVMAVLTVTNLGSVASYGEFEFWFAGIKVVAIGAFVVIGMLAVFGVLPGSDNPGAGFAHLTDAGGFFPNGYGAVLTGVLMVVFSFMGSEIVTLAAGESENPRKAVTQATNSVIWRIGVFYLGSIFIVLTLLPWNDKSITEKGSYVAALDSIGIAHAGTIMEVIVLTAVLSCLNSGLYTASRMAFSLGERGDAPKAFAKVNSRGVPVAAILGSTVFGFVAVYFNYAFKDTVFNFLLNSSGAIALFVWLVICFTQLRMRGILVRESPEKLTVKMWLFPWLTWATAALIMFVIGYMFVDDANREVVTLSTLVAGLVVLVGVVLDLRRKRAAALQG
- a CDS encoding ribose-5-phosphate isomerase, with the translated sequence MRVYLGSDHAGFELKNHLVDWLKNNGHEPVDCGPHIYDAVDDYPPFCLRAAEKTAADADSLGVVIGGSGNGEQIAANKVKGVRAILAWSVQTAQLGREHNNANVISVGGRMHTQDEAVSFIEAFLATPYSDEERHTRRIDMLSEYEQTGELPPIPAHHPQG
- a CDS encoding Fpg/Nei family DNA glycosylase, whose translation is MPEGHTIHRLAQDHAARFAARPVRVSSPQGRFAESAALLDGRELESAEAHGKHLFLELGDAWIHIHLGLFGKLGFGPAPAPPATDTVRLRLVNEAHYADLRGPTACELIDEGEKQAIHERLGPDPLRPADDPDRAWTRISRSRTTVAALLMDQKVVAGVGNVYRAEVLFRHGIDPYRLGKDLTRAEWDAMWADLADLMREGVRNNRIDTVRDEHLPEAMGRPPRVDDHGGEVYVYRRANMPCHICGGEIRTADLAARNLFWCPACQQH
- a CDS encoding GNAT family N-acetyltransferase, whose amino-acid sequence is MALETRVLQADEWDVWYDQLELAFGGVPESPEERKLYRQLTETERSLGVWDGAACVASAGAFSFRLSVPGGTLVPAAGVTMVGVSPTHRRRGILTSLMRRQLDDVRAGGEPLAVLTASDPAIYGRFGYGTATYGLAVDIDTTRVRLSVPPGTDEVTLRLADPEEVLADCERVYARLVAGRPGMPARQPGWEQLALLDPPGTRGSGSPLKCVVAEGAGGEVVGYARYRVKPDWDLKGSDGKVEVADLDALDPAAYAALWRYLFGIDLTWTVRAHRRPVDDPVLHLLSDVRRSQARMRDSLHVRLVDLPAALEARTYGAPLDVVVEVEDAFCPWNAGRWRLAADAEGTAVCTRTEAPPELELSVRELGSAYLGGITLTSLAAAGRVRELRPGALSEASRAFAGDVSPWLPHGF